Genomic DNA from Telopea speciosissima isolate NSW1024214 ecotype Mountain lineage chromosome 2, Tspe_v1, whole genome shotgun sequence:
CAATTTCTAAATGCATGAACTGTATATGTGAATGTGTTTTCATGAGCAATCTTTATCCGTATTTGTCCATTAATTTGGTAATGCTGTGCTTTTACAGTTACTGAGGATGTTACCAACATATGTGTAGCCACAGCTTCAAAAGATCGGACATTAAGGTTGTGGAAGGTAAATAAGATAAGCTGTTGGTGTTGACTttgatttggaatttttttgcCTGATATCtcttttaccccccccccccccaaaaaaaagtttgatGTAGATGAGGTCCTCGATCATCCTACGAAGATTAGAGCCTTTAAAATCCTCAATGGGCACAAATCGTCTGTACAAACTGTTGCGGCTCAGACGTCTGGCAATATGGTCTGATAATTCTGACCCATCCTTTCTATGTCAATGATAATGTGCTTGTAATTGAACCAGAGGATAGTTATATGttcttttactatttttgttaaATTCACTGTAGGTATGTTCTGGTTCTTGGGATTCTACTATCAATATATGGCAGACAGATGAGTATGATGCAGAAGGTGATCTAGTttcaataaaaaagagaaaagttgGAAGCAAAAGAGAAGAATTGCAGTCAGAGgtattcattctttttttttttttattatctaaaAATAGGAAGGATTTGGTATTTTCATCAATTCTCCTGCTCTTGCTtgtctaaaaaaaatttagattctCCTTAGAGATGATCTCTGCACACTTGCATTCTAGGAAACTGTTAGGTGGCAAATCTGCCTCAGAAGGAACACCCTTGAAAGTCTTCCTTGTGGTACATGATTACGCTTACATACTACTCTCTATGGTATATTGCATTTTTCTGGAGGCTTCTTGATGAATGGAATTAGAATCAACTATTAGTTCATTTACAAGGGAGAATTGTGTGGAGGATATTCCTTTTGCAAATAGTTTAGAGCCTTAAAAAGGAGCAGACTGGTAGAATGATGTAGGGGGAGTTACAGatcataaatatttttttatacaaTATTTATGAAGTCAGCACTTAAGTATTTAATCTTTTACAcatgttttttatttcagttgtttttttattattgtctTCACTTATTTTTCATTATGACAGTGCTATTTATAGAGTGACTTTTAATGGCGTTCAGGGGGAGGCTGTGTCCACACTTGTGGGACATACACAATGTGTATCTTCTGTTGTCTGGCCAGAACGGGAAACTATATATTCTGCGTCATGGGATCATTCTGTTAGAAAGTGGGATTTTGAAACAGGCAAATCCTTGAACATTGTAAGTTTGATATCCTTATTTTGGCCTTTCTTGCAGTTGAAAACATATTTTCTGATACAATATTAGACGAGACAGGGATTCTGGGTCAACCAAATCGAGTTAGCTTTCTAGATGCTAGTTTAGGAAAACCAACAGCTGGTCTATTGGTGCTTTCGGAACTTGATATTTTTATGAGCAAATGTAGCGCCTTTGACATCTTACAATCTTTATTTAAGTCAGTCCTTCATTATAGAATGCCTTATCATGGAACTTTTTCTTTGAATTAATATGCTTCAGTTGTATTTGATATTTTGTACTACAGTTGTCCTAAGTTCCCATTAGTTTGCATGTACCAAAGTTTGGCAAGAATCACGTTTCTGTTTCTTGAAAGAGTTACTATTCAATTATGGGGCTACATAATGAGAAAGTAAACATTCTTTTTGATGCCACCAATATGCTGGTGGGGACTTTCATTCAGCAAATTCTTCTTTGGATAGCTAAGCCAGATCAACATGTTTTAATGATGTTAATCATCAAATATACAAGGTCTTAGTCCTACCAAGCCATTCAGTTGAATGGTCTGAAGAGAAGGTCTCCTCATCAGTGGTTGTGCTCACCACCAAGCTAGCTAGGCATATCAAGTGATTATGATTGCTGCCCAGTTGGGCTGATATTTGGCTAGCTGATTATGTAAGGTTCACCGATTGACCTACCTACCTGTGTGCCGCATGGAGTGTAAGGAGGCATGAAATACCATGCCAGCATATTACATTGGGCTTAACTGGTCATTGGAGAAAATTGCATTTATAATCTATAACAtagaataataaaaatattcaCCAGAGAAATAATTCACTGGGGAGTTTTAATATTCAACATTCTCTACGTAGTTCTGTGGGAAAGCCCTCAACTGCCTTGATGTTGGAGGTGAAAGTTCTGCACTTATTGCTGCTGGTGGTTCCGACCCTGTCCTTAGGATATGGGATCCTCGAAAACCAGGTCAGTTACTCAGTTGAAAGAAGAATAAgtagttttctctctctctttcacacacacacacaaacacattcTTTACGTCtcaattaaaattaatgttccATGCAGGAAGTTCAGCTCCCATCTTTCAGTTCTCATCTCACTCCTCTTGGATCACGGCTTGCAAGTGGCACAAAAAATCATGGTTTCATTTGGTTTCTGCATCTTATGATGGGAAATTGATGTTATGGGATCTAAGAACTGCGGTATTGTCTCCCTCCTATAAGTTTATACTGATTCTGTACTAAAGATGTTTCAGGTGTGTGCGCTAATTTTACCTTTCTTTGATGTCCAATCAAAACACTTTTTTGATTCAGTGGCCACTGACAGTGCTAAACTCACATAATGACAAGGTTCATCTTTTTCCCATGTGTGTTCCTTCATTGATCATGTGCACAGGCTGCTATTTTCTCTAACATTGGTGCCTACACTAAAATACAGGTACTATGTGCTGACTGGTGGAAAGGTGATAGTGTAGTCAGCGGTGGGGCAGACTCAAAACTTTGcatttcttctgaaattccttTTGAGTGAGGTATGGTTATAATATGCTCTTCTGTTATTTGACCAACTTATCTGTTGGAAAATAATTTTCTAGGTTTTTGGTTGCATAGAAACTTTCTGATTGTAAGCGGTGTTCCAGGAAAGGAAGTTTATGATACTTGTTTCCTTTAAATTTGGaattcagtttctatttccctCTACTTTCCCTGTTGCTGAAGAGCTCTTATCAATTTGTATCCAACTAGATGGCAAAAATCTTTCCACTTCCCTGGGAAACCAATCATCCATTACAAAATTTGGACTTTCATTAACCTTACCCTGCTTTCCTTGCTTACTGGGTAACAAACAGCACCTTTTTGTTCAGTTCTGCTTCCTCTCACAAGCTAATATCAACtttaatttctttaatttttgaaTCATTCTACTGTAGTCCTcttgaaattttaattatttcctGAATCTTTCTTGACTTGTTTTCTGGCGTCACGAATGCATTTGACTACATATGTCATGTGCATTGGCTCCTTGTTTTTTCCATTTGCATGGGAGATGAGGCCAAACCAATTTAGTCAGACTGGAAGGTGGAACTTAGTTGATGCAATGGTGTCAATTTATCACCCAAGTATTTAGTACTCAGGGTCATGGACAGATCGCTCACTTCCGATCCCAATCTGACCCCTATTGACTCCACTGAGTTTGGGAATGACAGGGTAATTCAGTCACAATGCACCAATAGGGCCTGTTGTTGTAGTACTTTGTTAtgggtttttgttttaagtatttttatttgtaatggcCCAATTTTTAAGGTCCAAATTTTGGGTATTCTTCTAGATATATCTTTAGGGAGTCTTGTGGATTAAGTAGGTTAGGAATTAGAAGTTATAAAAGAGATGTAACCCCTCCCATCAACTTGTTCAGTTTTTGTATTCAAATATTGGGAGAGAGATTGACACACTGCCCCCTTATTTTTGCATCATACATGCCTAGAGGGGGGAGAGGAGTTTCGGTGTGTATTGATTAGTATGTAGGGGGCCCACAACATCAAATGAggagagatgaaagagagagaaagtgtcacgcccccatcccgacaaggaataaaatacattaaagggggtgactaggacgaatttgtcatcccaataagctaccaggatcacgaATGCAGTGTCCCGATACACAGTTACTAACTAACATTAGtacacaataatatcagagtgcggaagaTAAGGAATATTATATTCCAAAGATCAGGAAATACAAGCGGAATCGTTTACCATAAAAGTTACATCATGTTCAAACTACTGAGTGATAGATATAGTTAATAGTTTCCATCTTGAGCTGACCACGAGGTAACCACACAAAACTTTAAGTAAGACAGACAATGTTATTACAAGGCTCATGGCCCCAAAAGACAAAATATAAAGGGACCAAGTCCTAGCCATCAGTATGCCCCGAAGGCACAGTCATCACAAGGACATCCATCGCAGTGCTCCTCAGTCACTGCCTCTGGATCTTCAGTACCAATGTCATCGTAATCTGAGGACTGTACCTCGAGACCAGTGAGGcaaccatcacctgcatcaacatctaaaaaggTACGCacaagggggttagctccactgagctagtgacagagaaaaggggaatgcgcaAACAACAAACACATAGTTACCATtggttcatgatgcatgcatatgttatattcatttttccacctagcacataaaCTAAGTCAATGGTGTATGTTgcttgtgacaactcgggagtcactgtgggtcacttatcttatcgcctcaatgaaacctcaattgttactaaggggcctacgccggtcgaagcTACCAAAActacctagtggcagaccctgataaccattactaccatgactggcctctctcacgctccacagaatccggagctctggttacccaacacctaaacccctgttggtaagggtcgtagcataagggaacaaagatcctagccacagatatactacatgcaagtcctatcatcccgagaggtattccaggtgcatcaacgtcccattccatctatcacccgggtaccagcacgacagaCATACCAATATGACAGGCAATAGaagataatatatacataattgGGGTTTCGGCACCGGTGCTTCCTGGCACTGTCACCCGATACAAGAAAGAATACGTTTCACAATCACATtcacatcaagcaatcaagatttatataatgcaagtatgcaatatgcttgATAATGATACCAGTAACATGATAATAAATGATagtatattcaaacccaacagtcacccaaaacccactcaccttggctaagaTCTATTTGCTCGAAGGACTTCCGGTCCTCAAAAGCACTTCGATACGCGTCGGCGGACAAGTTGTTAAAGCCTAGGGTTAATTAAATCAAACGCAAACATTAATAGATATGAAAATGGCTATGGAGTCCAGGGGTACCCTTGGTTTAAGTtttaaaccaaggccagactcaAATCTGGAAAGACAGCAGCAGTGGTCagttggtactggtccatccaatggaccagtggcaatggaccagtagggctGCAGCAGCAAAAATCAAGGAAGGTTCATGGTCTCACACCAAGGGGATCCCTAGGTACTGTTCTAAGCAATTCCCTATGTTAAGATCAGGTTtttcaatcaagatttgtattggttgattggactggtctatccaatggaccagtggcaatcaacccaaGGCTCAAAATTCAAGAACAAGATCAGAATGGCATGGTTCACAACATGGATCACACAAATGACTCTTAGCAAGATGTTCtagaccttggggtaggtcagAGGCAACACAGGTCCaagatccctgtagtggtcgattggtactggtccatccaatggaccagtaggatCACAGctataaaaattgaaaagggtTTTAGGGGAAAGGTCATAGGTTTAACATAAAAGGCCTAGCACAAGGTTTTACGGGCCATGGGCTGACCAAGCTTGCATTTGGGCAAGGTTTTTGgtagtggttgattggtactggtccatccaatggaccagtggcgatagaggatggaccagtaccaatagACTAGTACCTGTACAGCCCGAGGAAATAGATGTTTTCTGAGGATTTGGCTTGTTTCTACTAACCCAAAGCTGGGATTTATGATCAAGGAACATAGGTAAATCATATGTGAGCTAGATTTCATGGTGGGATGAGAAGATTGAACATACATGGATAGGAATGAGTTCTATCTTACAAACCCATGGTTTGAACTCATTAATTACATGTTTAATTAGACATTTTCATGGTTGCAACTAACATACATGATAGGTTCAAGTTCTGGAAATTAAGGAAGCAATCAAGAGGGGTTTTGGGCTTGCATGCATGGGGGTTTGTGGTTCTAACTATGGGATTCACATGTAGGGAGCATGAGCTGTCATTGCTATTCACAATATCATTTTAACATCTGAATATTCATGTGTTTCATGATCTGGAACCTTAAAGAAAAGTATTTACAACAAGAGATTGGGTTGCATgttcatgggtttgggttccTAAGCTCATACATATGAAAGATTTAACATGGGGGCCAATAGATTGGTAATCTATGGTTTAAACTTCAGAAAGATACAAATCAGAAACAGCAAGGGTCCAAGAGGGGAAAATCATGGGGTTAGGGTATTACCTTGATGATCtcaagtacaatggaggaatccaagctctcttccttcctatcctcttcttcttctccttctttcttttctcttttctctcctctccctccaaGGAAATGAATAGGGTTGTATTTCAGGAGTTTAAGATAGTTTATATATAGGTAGAAgacctagggtctgtttggctaggttagttttaaagaaaaacaCATTCTATAGCCTATTCCTAAGCACTTAAGCCTATAAGTGGGCCTCACATGGTCACATTGCCGGGGCAATATTCCCATGGGTCAAATTAGGTGCGGGGAGATGATTTGGGGTGCGAGACATTGGGTCTTTCACACCGGGTGTGAAATTTACACAAGACAACAGCATTGGTCTATCGAAGTGGTTGATCCGGATCgaccagtggcaatcgaccAGTAGTACAACAACAGTAAAATTTGGGTTTGAAGTGGAATTCCAGATCACCTGGAAGCAGAATTGGacaatggtttcttctaataaaattaagctctatgaatctagtttctaccaaaattggaataaaaacaaatgatgttcagaagaagaagttataccattttaattaaacaagggtcaatctgccagagtagcagaatttaaCCAGTGGGCTTACGTCCTTATCTCGACCCTTCTGTTAAAGCTCCACATGTTGGTCCGGACCTTCAGAATTACGAGAGGGTAGTAACAAGTAGTAAATAGGGTCAGTAGCTTACCCCTCGCCCGTCACGGTTTGTCCTCCGTGACCCCAAAGAGTTTCCTCACAGTGATGCTAACCTAATCGAGAGACGAAGTGTCGATATGGCACGACACGGGGTGTTCCCTTCGGTACTCTTCGCTCTTAGGGCTTGTACTGGGAGGATAGTCGGTGAAGTCGCCATCGacgaatttcccccactccCGGTTGAGAAACCTCTCCTCGACGGGCAAACCCGTGTCaaagtcaatgatcttgtagttgggtttgaccatcatcgagaacaactcaccagcatacatggcagcaccaTCTACACTTCACGAGGTTAGAGATAAACCATTAGAATCTCGGGTGCGGATGTAACAGAAAGAGCCTTTGACACGCGGTCGCATGTCTGTTTTTTCCCtagaatattttatttaattgtgtGTGAACTCTCTTTTCTCTATCCTCGCCTGGCTTGTAATCATCTTCCCCCaagtcctgcagcactgctgctTTTCTCACCTCTTCTGTTTTCTATACTTCTCCTATTAGTCTACTCAGATGCTGATCTACAGAATCAGCAAGTCAGACTCTATCGATTGGTAATCCCTGCTACATCAGCTGCTGGAGATACATAACCGGCAAGCTCTTTAGCATTTGTATTTTTCAGATAATATACTTCAGATCTGAGGCTGGGGAGCAGTCTATCTGACCAATCTGATCTTTGATTCCTAATGTGGAATTTGGGTTGGCTGGCTGCATCATAGGGTGTAAACATGCCTTGTCAACTtctagagtttttttttgggtgatcgGTATTGGAGTGGTGGATTGGGGTCCACCGATTCCGAGTTCACTTGGGTGATATGCGCAGCATGATCCCAATACTTAAATACATGATcctccccaaaccccccccccccaaaaaaaaaaaaaacaaaaacaaaaacaaaaaaactgagATCTTTTAAACTGCTCCTACCTGCTGCTTTCATTACTCTGAGGACATTCTCATTGCTTTATAACTGTTCTGTTGTAGCAAATTTATAAGggagatttttaatttttatttcaatttgatTGAATTGGAGAAGCACTTTGTGTTCCTTAACAATCTTACGTTAATTCCTCTTGATTTGTAGGAATACAAGAGTATTAGCATAGGCCTTCTGAATTGGAAAATCTGAAATCAACTCCAATGAAGCTGGTCAGAAGAATTTTAGTAAGGTTATTTGTGCTTGTATATACACAATTTTGATGGCATTTGATCGGTATGACTTTCCAACTCAGGTCTTTTGTTCAGAGCAGCAATTCACGAAACCATGGTTCTCATTGTAGGAACATATTACTTGCAGAGGGTGTTGTAGAGGAAAGTGTTGAACATTTAAACTGATCTAAATATGTTTGGTTAATGACCAGGATACTCAATTTAGTGATAAATTGACATTTGTTCCTACGTGGATTGAAAGAACTTGCCACATATTATCAAAATTTTGTACTGCTGCCagaaattctttttctttttaaatgccCCTTTCACAACCTGTGAGCAGAAATTATAGAATTAAGAGGGTACGTCAGCATCAGCAAGGAACTAGATGTACAGccaaaaggggaggggggtgtTGAGCAAAGATGCAACCAACAATTGAGATGGTTTTTGcacttttttcttatttccttcTTGATTATTATGCATGGGCAAGAGGTTCTTACATGCTGTTGAGCCCCAATTTTTGTTGACAGGTAGAGCTCTAGGTCTCCACTCACATGTTTAGTTCAAGTGAAAACGGAGTTTGCCAAGTTGTGAAATAAGGCAGGCAGCGAAGTCCTTtcatgtgagaaagagagatagatacataggTGCTTAAATAACCTTTTCCTATATATATTGGGAAGAAGAACAATGTCCAAGAATGCGGCCTATACCAGTGTTCCCTAtgttcctctctctccttccaatGTGAAAAGATATCTCTATCTCTTGTTTTGGGAAGGAGTGACATAAGCACACGAAGAGATGGTGTAGCTTGTGTTCTCGGCTTCccatatatatagggaaaaagaacgttgcctACTCACGTGTAGCTTGCGCCCAGACACCGCTCCTCTTGAAATGACAGCCTTACTCCCTACAAAAGAAAAATCCTCCTTTGTCGGTGCCGTGGCATGTCGCTTCATTGGCCTTCCATTGGTGTAGGGGCCACTAATCGGgcagcattcttcttcttcttctctctctctctctctctctctctctctatatatatatatatatatatatatatatatatatatagggttcTTGATGCCAAGTATCCAATGTGACTCTTTCGGATATGGGCAGCGAGcaacccttgtttttttttgttggaaagaGAAAATACATTGAAATTAATCAAATAAAAGTTTGACAATTTCGATCTTGAAGATCCTCCTTGTACGACTGTTCCTAGCTTGAACTGCTAACTTGTGTGGGCTATTGAAATACAGTCTCTATCCATCTTTTTAATATTAAACAGAGTTGAAAAGATCTCCCAAGACCATAGATTAATCTTTGGTTGCATAAACACATTAAGATGTGCAAACCTTCACATTTCTGTAAGGGTAGAACTAGGGCATCCCTTTATATCGTGTGCATTGCAGCAGTTTTAGTCAGCAATCTGCAACCCCATTAGCATTGTGGCTTTAGTGATGTATCACCAGATACTATGGCCAATTAGAGCATCCGAAAACGCAATCCGGTAAGGTGATAAAGATGTCATTGATGAGTGGATCATCTTGAACATCTAAACTTTCGGTACTTGAGAATGGATCAATGTCTCTATTGTTACTCTTGGAGAATTAATTCAATCAATCTGAGAGGAAAGGACAATTCTATCATACTCTAAAACTTTTATTAGGATTCATCTGTAACAACCAaaattcaagagagagagagagagtacaatTGATTGTTAGTGGTTGAAATAATTAGAGCTTTTAATATTTTCCCCAAATTTACAGGGAATATTTCATAAGATTGCTGGAGATCCAACCTCCTCCCAAACTTTTCAATAGCATGTACTTTCCTCTCTTCAAAATGTTTTCCAGAATTGTAGTTATAGATGGTTGATATATATCTCTCATTTAATTTAAGTGAGATGATTTTTATAAGGGATTTCTTCAAATGCCCCTCTCAAATTGTccaaatgtacaaaaatgcccctttgAATTTTTACTAATTTCAAATGCATCCCTGATTTCCAAACTATACTACCATTCTAGTCTTCTCCGTTAGTCTGGGACGTTATGTTCTAAGGACtgacatttttttaatataattagACCATCCTGCCCTTGATGAGGTAGAATGACAAAAAATGCCttcatctgaaaaaaaaaaacacctcaactcatctttcccaaacgatttgaggaagatgagtatGAGGAGGAGGTGGGGCTGTCGATGATCAGCGGTCGGAAATGGAATCTGAGGCCGTCAAATTGATTTTGCTAACTCAAATTCTGAGATTCTGAGTTCACTGATGGCAGTAAATTTGAATTTTGCTTCGTTGTTTCAAAATCTCAAGTTAGATGATCAATGGCTGCCTTCCAAACGCTGGGAATCGATACCTTTCGAAAGTGGAGTCTCGCCGTCCGGAAGCTGTAACTCAATTACAGAACCC
This window encodes:
- the LOC122651689 gene encoding ribosome biogenesis protein WDR12 homolog; this translates as MGFNGDAEESSRRVQVRFVSKLKPPMRVPPYSIAIPSNLTRMGLSAVVNNLIKAGSSDWESQPFDFLIDGELVRMPLEQFLLAKGISAEKILEIEYIRVVAPRKQEEPCLHDDWVSAVDGSNLRFILTGCYDSFARVWKAGGSCTHILEGHSDAVTSVTIVNQKVTEDVTNICVATASKDRTLRLWKFDVDEVLDHPTKIRAFKILNGHKSSVQTVAAQTSGNMVCSGSWDSTINIWQTDEYDAEGDLVSIKKRKVGSKREELQSEGEAVSTLVGHTQCVSSVVWPERETIYSASWDHSVRKWDFETGKSLNIFCGKALNCLDVGGESSALIAAGGSDPVLRIWDPRKPGSSAPIFQFSSHSSWITACKWHKKSWFHLVSASYDGKLMLWDLRTAWPLTVLNSHNDKVLCADWWKGDSVVSGGADSKLCISSEIPFE